TTTTCGTCAAGAAATTTATGTGTTAATAATTGTGAATTGGGTTTATTACTTTGTGGGTTTAGATTAATTTTCCTATTGCCAATTTTCTGTTAAAATTGTTGCATATATACATGCTTTTATGTGCATTGGGGTCAgaacttgtatttttaataatgaaatGAGACAGAAgaaattgaaatggaaagaaagctagcttcttcctcctccttcgTTCATTAAATAGAAAAgccaaatataataatattatataacaGCTACAAGAGGAAGCTCCCTAGGGTACACCTAACCTTCTTCTAGAAAGTTTAGATATCACTTCCTATATTCTTATGAAATTACATATAAGGACACATTTCACTCTAACAGAACTCTATTAGCCGTAGGTATCAGAAAGCCAATGATGAAATATCAGCTATAAATTATGTTTTCATTACATACAGCAATCAAGGATCTGTCAATTTCTTAAACCcaatttcaatttgaatttgaaatatcAAATGCTTACAAATTTATATCATAACTTGATCTTCAAGATTGTGGAGATACTAGGCCTAGAATAAGAAATAAAGTTTCCAGGTAACTAATTAAGGTAGCTAGTGCCCTTTCCATACCCTTTAAAGCTTGCAGATCACCTACAAGGGCCCCTCGATTTAGAGGTTACTTCCATACCCTAAATAAGTTTCCATTCAATCCTTTGGCCCCTTACTCTAGGCTAACTTCAAACTTTAGCCTGGTTTTCAATATACTGAGACAATCAAGCAGATAGGAAGTACATTTGAGTCTTAAGACAACCTTTTTCCTCAGATATAGGAAAACATAAGGGTGTCTGTTTGCCTTAGAACCCCAAGATTTGatttcaaataacaaaattttaagcaagagaagataaaaaaactGAAATCAATAAGAGAGCCCTGTTTCCAGAGAGTTTGGCACACAACACAGGACCAAGTTCATGGATAAAAGTTGCAGACGATTTTCCAATAAAAGTCCggtaaaaaaagtaatttttgcctctctaaatattttctaattccACCCTTTTTAGGATCAGATGTCTGCAAAATCTCAATTCATGGAAAcagcagaaaagaaaaaaaaaaacaaaaaaacaaaaaaacaaaaaaacaaaaaattttccagAATCAGTGAAGCTACATGATAAGGTTTCATGGACATTGCGACCATATCAGTACAGTATTGGTTCATGGGAAGAAATTTTGGTTCATGGTCCATGAGATATGAGAATCTAATATCAGAGAATTCAATATGGGAGTCTGATATCTCATGGATTCCAACACTCTTCGGACTAGATTTTCACACCATGATgtgatgtgttttaagtggcgAAATATTAGTTACTTAAAATATAGGTTACATCAGCCGGCGTGAAAATCTTGTATGAAAACATAGATTTCCAAAAAGggtgaaaaatgtttttgaaattgcaCATGGAAAAGGATCTTACTCCCGCTGCATATTGACAAACATGGTTTGAACAGAAGCATAATGTTAAAAGAAACTCGTTGGTTCATGTACTGTTCCATTACAGTTGTACCTTGGagacaaaaaacaaagcaaaacaaaacaaaagaatggtgtttttgttttaaccTCAGTCGAGCATGACCAGAAACAGTTTTTTACTGAATATTGTTTTTAAAGTATCGCCGGCTCACCGATATATACAATGGACCTAGATATGTGTTTTTTCAATGGGTTGAACACATGcgttttaacaaaaacaaagagaacTTGGACCATAATCTCAGAGAGTCAAATTACTTAAACAATTTAAGCACCTATTAAACAAAGTTGAGCTAAAACAGCATGCTTAGTAGTAAGCAATAGAgcatccaaaataaaataactcaaatTAATCATAGAAAAAACAAACTGTTGAATCCAACCAGATAATTTCTTCCCACGGTAGACCATTGAATTGACTGCAATCTCTTCCTCCCATTCGATTATCCAACAGTAGAAtcttcaaaatcctaaaaaaaaaaaaaaaaaacctcaatttGAGAGGAACTTGAACCTACTCTGCTTGTTTCAATGGAAAATGCTGTCTgataatgtttaattaaaacaatACATCTAAAAGTTATGACAGAAATTATTCTCATTTATTTGCACTATTCTTTGTTTGGGAAACAAAACATGGGAATAAGAACTTTTTCTTAGATAAATTTTCCATGGGAACAAACAGAAGTaacattaaaaagaagaagaaacggGAATTTAAGTTGAGTACCTAATGGCGAGGAAACTAGTCCTGCTTTTGTTCAATCAATGCTGGTGGGAATTGGGAGAGGTAGAGGATGGCCTACTGGAAGTTTGCTCCTCCCCACGCTGAATTGTCGCCGGAATGCAAAACCCCGGCAATCCGTCGGTGGTGAACCGGCCTCCGAACATGGAAGATTGATGAATTGGCTGTGTTTTCTGGTAGTGCGATGAAGCAATAGAAAGATCATCCCAAGCCCGAACTGAGTGTGCAAAACTGGACTGAAGGGGTCCCCTCTGTGAAAATGCTGAGCCTTGGCCTAGCAATGCTTGTTGTGCCAATGCTGGAGAGTTGAACACAAAAGCACCTCTGTTTTCTGCGCTTGTGTCGCTGTTCCAAGCAACCATTCTCTGGTAATTGGCATCGAATCCGACCGGAGCGGAGCCTGCAAAAAGGTTCTGGTCGTTTGGAGCTGAATGGTCATGGAAAGAATGGAGAGATAGGCCAAGATCTTGGGTGTGGTTGGAGTTTCTGGAAATTATGTCAGGTGGGTAGCTCTGGAAATTGAGAGAGGAGGTTGCAGAGGTTGTCGGGAATAAACATTTCATGGTATCTGTGATGGCTTCAGAATCTAAAGCCGGTGAAATGAAGTTTGAATTCTCATCTGGGTTCTCAGCTAATTGCCTGTGGAGCTGAAAGTTGTAGCCGGAAGACTCTGACTGCTCTGCTATTGCCATGTCTGCCGACCCTGCATTTgggtcttcttcttctgctgctGCAGCGCTAGAATTACCCATTGGATGCCACGGCGGCAGCTCCGCTAGCTTGTCAATGGCCGACTTGGCCTTCTTGATGAGCCAGTCCACGGCTTTGCTAGGCCGGTCGTAGCCTAACCGGTCTTGTACATCGTAGAATTGAATGGCGGTGTGGGCGGAGAGCCGGACCCGCCGGTCTCGGGGACCTTTCGCCGTGTACACCTTGCTGTGCCTGTCTTTCCGGCCGGTGGATCGGACAATGTGGCCTCCTTGGACTTGGACTATCTCCCCTCCGGCGCTCTTCATGCCCATTGCTTTTCTATGCTCTGCATATTCTATGATTTCgccaaaaatttgtttattggGTGCTTCTGTTTGGTAGGAATTTATGGATTCGTTTTGGAGGATTTGCTCGATATGCTGATGATTCCTCTGATAATCCAGATTCCTAGCCTTCTTAGTTTCCTCTTCCAACAACTTTTTgatttgcttcctttttctgCCTCTTGCTTGTTCTTCTTTATCTGCTCTGAAACCTGATACTTCTGCTgatcccaaaaaaaacaaaaatcctgCCGCTGCAATCTCCGGAGTCCACACCCCAATAACACCAATAAATACAAAACCCCACACTGAAAATACGAAAGAAGCCAGAAATTTAGTtcaactttaacaaaaaaataataataaaagttatgACCAACTCATCCATCCATCTGCATCTCTACAGACAGTACTAAAATGACATGCAGTGGACTAGATTGGTGGGTTTCTCTATGTGGGCACAGAAATATgtttagaaaataatgaaagattACAACTTTCAACTTCTGCTCATAATCACTACACAAATCTGacgaaaaaaaagaagagaaaaaaaaaaaaaaaaccttattttataattgaaaTCCGGAATGATATTGTGGAATTTGTACTTGGCATGAGAAGAGTGAAGGTgcaggaagagagagagagagagagagagagagagggtggaaGTGGAATAGTAGATGGTAGAGAGAATCGTACCTTTGGCCTATGAGAGCTGTTGATGCTTCTGCAAAGGGTGGCAGGTTTTGGTCAGAGCTGGGATTAATAGCTTTGGCTTTGGTCatcaaaaagcacaaaaaattgtaaacaaCAAACCAAACTCATCTACTCATCTTTCTAACCCTAGTCTTTTTgcccaatttctctctctctctctttttacacatacagttatatttttatgtgtatTTGTAACTTTTTAATGACTTGTTTTGTTATAAGCAGATGAGTTATGATTAGAGTCATGGTTGATAAAGAGAGGACTCTCAATAGCCACCTCTTCCACCCACTACTTTTGAAGGGTTTGATAATGATATCTAACAGCTTTTTCGGGTTTTCTCCTCTCTGTACTTTTATAGTTCCCACCAGTAACATATATTGATTTCACTTAAAAACAAAGGACAAACATCCTTTCTTCTATTACACTTTCCATCTTCTGCTACAGCTTTGCACCCCCAGAATCATTATTCTTCCTAGAAATTCTGAAACTTTTagtgggaaaaaagaaaaaagaaaaaaaataataataagaatatcaATCCGTTACTCCTTTGATGGGCCATtttcatatcaaagttaaaAAGTAAGTTAAGATAATACACAATACAaagacacacacacatatatatatatatatatagaaagagaagaagggCTTTTTGTAATTAACATCTGCTTCTAAAGAAGCAGCAAGGTGTGCCACTAGACTCTCCCTagtattcttttttatttgtgttgttttggtAGGTCGCCACTCTCTACCAATTGGCTAAGCaagttgggaaaattgatatgCAAAAGGGTTTCTAAGGCTTGATATTTGAAGTGCCCACAATTCCTTTTGACAGGTCTCTCTCCCTCCTTGCACGCTAATAAGCAAAGGCCCACTGTCTTTTTCATTGAATTCCCTGCGATtctttaaatgaaaaaattgatagTATGCCGCCCGAGTCTTTCTGTTGGGACACGTGCtactcttctttttccttttttttatttttatagaaaaaaataaaaaataaaaaatgcatgtctATTCTAAGCATATTGGCCTAGCTAGTGGTATGAAACTgagatgattttatttttttattttttctattttattatctGGTTTTGCTTTCTACTTGCGAGAAATAGCGACACCCCCCGTACACAAGTGCAAATTTGAGAATATAAACCTTGAATCTTATTCATAAAGTGCAGGTATGATGAAATTGAGACAAAAGGGTAGGATAAGGTACTAATAATAATCATGAAAGCAAAAAGAATCAtgagatttttaatttattttttctaaagaaaaagcagaagaaTTATGACTATAGCTTATATATTACTCATGGTGACCAAAAGCTTTCCATTCATGCTACATATAACGTGctgcatatatatgcaaatcTGGGAGGCAAAGCATGAAGATCATATCAGCCTCACAAATATcgtcacttttattttttattttttttctatctgCTCACTTCTTTACCACTTCATTTACTGCACcattaattttaattagttttgatCCACTGAAAGTTTTCTGATAACCCCATGATCTGCACTTCAATATCTTGGAAGGATCTTTGAAAGTTATTTCAGTTTTATGGACCACATTCTGCTACGCCgaatttccttcttttgttttctttttggctcTTGTATGACAATGACCTAAATATTTAATGGCCAAAAACTTTATCCCCACGCCTCCCTCCCTGTCCAGTACTAGTCCACActcgtctatatatatatatatatatatatatatatatagcttgagATGAAAAATGGTGCCTGTTAATGGCTGACACAAATCAGTTTTGAAAAAGTTTTCTCTTCAGTTCCACTGCAATGGAGCAGAGGCTACGGGATGTAGACGGTGGCGGATCATGGATATGAACGCAGGAGCATTATTGAGCAGAAATTTATGTGTGGCGTCTATGACATTTCAAGAAGTACTACGCCACTGAATTATGAGACGCATTCTTAAAGGCCTTCAAAGCAGCTGGcacttttaatttgtatttttcagTTAAGGACAACAGTGGGTTAAAATCTTTTAGGGTATGAGTACACATAGCACGAACTATATACGTTACAATTGCAATGTAGTCCCtcactaaaagaaaataacaaaaatattctagataaaaaaaaaaacaaaaaaaggaaaaaaaaatggagagaaatcatttttcctgaattttgtcctttttttttattttatttttttgaattttactaCAGAAATTTCGCATTTAATTACATTTGAATAGTGACATTTTTACTAAAATGCGACTTTTTAACTGTTCAAACGAAGTTGCATTCTAGtgacattttctaaaaaccatcactattcaaatgtcattaAATGTGGAAATTTCTATAGtatattttgcttattttgtttttgtcttttatgaattttttctaatttttgtacGGActgtatttttgtcattttttttttcttttgtatagaGGGAGTTTATTACAACTCATCAATGATAGTTTGAGATGACATTGCTACAATTGAAAGCTTGAAGAGAACATTGTAAATTGTATAGTAGAAGTACACTTTtcactatttttaaatatttctaggggaagttattttgtaaaatttactAAATCATAATATTATTTCTTGTTCACCAAAAGACCACAATtacaatatataaaacaaaacaatcatacAAAAGAACACCAAAATTTACGTGGGTTCCCTTAAAGTGAGGTACGTGGACAGACTAATgcaataatgaaaaaaaaaaaattgcaattcaaAAATAGTGAAGAAAAAATCAGTCAAAACTCAAAGCCCCAGTAcacgcaatttttttttttttttttttttaaatccttttCTAATCAAATGAAGGAAAATGTTATAGGAGAGTGTTTTTTCCACCTCCGATCTGAATGGAAAAGAGAATGGGAAACCCTATGGaaatgcttcaaaaaaaaaaaatggggaatcGGTCCACTTCGCTAAACCATGTGCATGATAATTGGCACATCTAGACACTTTGGAAGCATTCCAACTAGAAGAATGAGGATAAAGTAACGCTAGTGTCAGAAATACAATTtgcaaaagaccaaaaaaagaaaagggagggATTATTAATAGCTAACACTATCAAAAGAGCATCCCcttcaatacaaaatttatcACTGGTCAGATAGGCAACCATGCGAGACGTGAGAAGAGCAGCAAAAGTTTCCACAGCTAGAGCAAAAGTTTCCACAACTGCCATGATAATGTTTCCAGAAGCATCACTAATGACTCCCGCTGCAATAGAGATAGAGCCACATATAGAAACATCAAAGTTCCCTTTAAGCCAGCCAATTGAAGGAGGAAACCAAAAGGAAGGAGAGGCTGAATCTCTCCAAGCCGTGAGATGGTGCTTCAAGGAAGAGGAAATTTGGAAAGTAATACTAGAAGGCACGGGCTAAACACCATCATGCACTAAAATATTTCTTGCCCTCCAAATATAATCCAAGGTAATGGCTGCAAACAGCTGAAATTTATTAACAACAGAAAACGAAATAGCAAGTGTTTTAGTAGGAAAAATAATAGCTAAAATCCATTCCACTATAGGCTTATTAGAGAAACCATCAATGATTAAGGGCCAAGGAGAACTTCTCCAAAGGATTCTTGCCAAGCAATATGACAAAGAATCTCCCAAGGACCCTTCCAAAACGGGTAAACCCAAGCCTCCTCTGCATCTTGAGCCAAACCTACTAATGTTTGCCCTAGAGGGTAAGATATCTCAAGCAATTTTCAACAACAAATGCTTAAGCCTAGCTTGAAGATTAAGTCCCCAAAATACACGCAAATTTCACATTCTAACTAAAGAGATTCTGTCCCAAATGAGAAAACAAAGGAGTGTTAGGTTTTTTAATTGGCTAATTCAATGACAAAATAATTCTGGATGCAAGTTGTTTTGCGGATAATTTGATCAAGATATGAttaagatgtggttaagcttaataaATCATAATAGAATATTTATATGAtctggttaagtttaatcaaatcaaggaaataaacAAATCGGAATTTCtttaattggagttaaaatctaaattttgtgttttgcacacgtctcaatattttgatcataacttttggTTCCAGTATTAGATTGAGGTAAAACCAAGGGAATTAGAAAGGTAGCTCAAAATAAGACAACTAtctgtgaaataagattttagTAATTCGGATGTTTATTATGCGAAATTTGTCCTCCAATATAAGGACACAAAACTAGATGAATCATATTATGATTTGTACTAGGTTTTCTTCCTATTTCAACTTGTATTAGGatttcttgtagtctatatatagggAGCTGTTATATACGAAATTTTAAGGATTTCTACATTAGAATctcatgtgctaagagagtgtttaagatattgagtgttaaggttagtctctcttagagtaaaAGTTTAAGCCCTCATCACAAATTGTCAACAACATCAAGAAGCCAATCGGAGGTTcctgataagcgtcgaatgttgcacattcaagccccttaatttacatatgttaattccttagcattgttatttgtttgattttgttttgtttttgtgtttttaggatataaatcaagatgcaattaattccattgattttgggcttaaaagcacactttgagaagacctagaagatatggttaaacttaaccaatcatggttaagtttaaatcaaataaagaaaaggattaattcggaatttctcaaattggagtcaaaatcggattggattcaattttggattctgcatacgtctcggtattttggccataactttcagctaaaatatccgattgaggtgattcaagcggcactggaaagctaactcaaatttctacaaatccttgtgaaatagaattttcctaattcggagcgccgcattgccaaaattgccccgcaagatagaaacgcaattctgggcgaatcctattccgatttggacttaggttttctttatcataattggacttggacttaaatctccgaaatttataggattcctagggcttctaggactctcctaagccctataaataggccactaagcattgagaaaaaacacaccgcctcttagagcaaaattcagtaaattgtctttgaagcttaggagatcatgagcggctaaacccattcgtggggtgttgatgtaaccctatccaagcataatggtttgattgtatttaatttctagatttttaatttatgcatgttgattgtataactatgaggattgctacaattgatttatattcttcatattaaatgcaattgttcttcaatttcaatatcaatatttgtgaaattcttctcttgtcttagaaagtattttacttttattgaaatcaaatcattcttgttttctatgattatgaggatgatggttatacaatgggtttaattgacatatgatcaataggatttgataggccatgcctagggaagacggattgtactacaccctagtttagtgtaatttaggtagacagtccgtgccaaccgaagatgggttacacttattcattgattgtatgtatcctattaaagaatttgataatttatacctaggaaagacgggtcgtaccgcatcttagtggttaggtggacgatccgtgccaaccgaagatagattatgcttattctttaataaggtagtttcttgtttatttataacatgcataaaatgaatttatgagattaattatgattagccattgttgtgcggatagaggtgaagtcaataccctacactctctctcttatttttaatctcttttattctcatgcactttagtttttaaagaaaatcaaatcaattctcctttttaattaagttaattttgatcttttgaattttgataataaaacccctgcagtccttgaggttcgacaccctctctatagccgtatcctacaaagattcgtcctattgcgagtggttatttttataattgatatttttggtcacaaaaataccacatcagttcCGATTAAGGAGGTGCACTACAAGAAGATTGTCAAGTTAGGATACAAGCGGGAAGCTTGTTGATGTTACAGAGCCTAGGATATGCAAAGGGTTGTAACTTTCCTTGTGTCTATAATCTGGATAttcttatagtgatttcctaggtttggttACCCTCcagtggttttacttttaaaaattttgtcgAAAGGTTTCCACCTCGTTactgataagcgtcgaatgttgcacattcaagccctttaactcgcatatgttaattacttagcattgttatttgtttgattttgtgttgttttaatgtttttaggTTTAAAATAAAGATGTAataaattccattgattttgggcttaaagcaaactttgagaagacctagaagatgcggttaagcttaaccaatcataatagaggacctatataaagtggttaagtttaatcaaatcaaggaaaggattaaattggaatttctttaattggagttaaaatcggattggattaaatttcagattctgcacatgtcttagtatttcgactataactttcggctcaaatatcagattaaGGTGAAACTAGCGGCATtagaaatctaactcaaaatgctacaaatcattgtcaatatattattttccaaattctgacgttttctatgccaaaatcgtcccgcaataCAAGAACgcaaatttggatgaatcctattctgatttgtaTTTGGAtggcttcctaatttgactaggagattgaagtacaatttttttgggattcctagggcttctaggacttgtttgctccccataaatagacccctaagctTCGAAAGAAGGTGTGCTTAATTTTAgacagaaaatatcttcttggaggcttgaagagcATATgaacatggcaggaggccatcccagcaccatcatgagcggctaaactcgtaatagggtgttgatgtagccctttccaaggaaaaatggtttaattgtattttaatttgaaattttctatatgaatgatggttgtataactgtgagaattgattttaatgcttatattcaatcataatgaaattcttctcttatattagaaaactttttatattgattgaactcaatcattcatattttatgtgattatatgaatgattgttacacaacggttttaattgacatatgatcaataggatttgataaacTATGCCTAGGAAAGGCGAATTTgtctacaccctagtttagtgtaatttaggtagactaTTAGTACTAACCTAAGATCAGTTATGCTTATgcattgattgtgtgtaacttattaaaatatttgatagtccatacctaggaaagacggaccGTACCCCATCTAGAGGTTAGGCAGACGGTttgtgccaaccaaagatggattatacatatttcttaattatggtattttcttgagtactcgagtgagacgagccctatatcatgcatagtatgGATTTTCCTTATtgatttatgattgaccattgttatacggttagtggtgaaatcaaccccctattttctttctcattgttgagtgccaaatattgcatatttgggccctttaatttatgttttttaagcCTTTAGTTCtgttactttttaattttttgttagttttggtgtcttagcgttttgcaggttgttaagagaaaactacagctttaaggTGAAAGTTGCAAAGTCTAGAAGAAAGTTGGAAAAAGAGCAATATGGAGGATTAGGATAGAGCGCACAACCCAatgctcgagcgcatgtgcgctcCATCGCAGATGGtttgcgctcaagcgcacctacACCCACAAGGCAACACAAGCGCATGCGTGCTACGCCGCAAGCAGAACTGATATTTAcacgagtgcgattgagcgcactcgtctAACCTGGaagcgctgaaaccctaaaattagcttataaatatcatagtTTTCTAGAGAAACGGGGGAAGCCGCCCAAGGGGCGCCGTTTAGTGTAATTTTGACGTTTCCTTCGCATTTGTAGCCCTGAATTCGTTTTCCTTTGTAACCTTAtagttttcatgaattcatttatcaattatatgatgtttgtagtcatgagaggctaaatccttcaactaaggttgaggatgaagcctcatagATGAGTAGCAAAAGTTAATTTTCAAGTACATTGATATTTTCCATTGATAAGAATCGTATTTCTCATTGttctatttcaatttcaattaattgttaatcacttttaattgattgcttgttttgtttgttatatATTGGGTATCTATTGTCTTTTGTTCAacagatacattggatcttttggtttactttggatatcccttgtgaattgtgcaaagcatggatacatcaGATGTTTTGAACTAAATcggatatcctttgtgatttgtacaaagaaAGGATACTTTGGATGTTTTGATACATTTGTTTtgcaaaaatagaacatacataaaatgtgtcatttgaaacgtcgaaaaatattgatgaacgtGAAAGTTGTTGCTATGAGTTTGTGAGGGCTGATTCCAATACCTTTGTCTTTTATCCATTGTTTAAtttcaatttgtttattttcaatttacaaaaatcacacaaatttggaactaggttaa
This window of the Corylus avellana chromosome ca5, CavTom2PMs-1.0 genome carries:
- the LOC132180998 gene encoding transcription factor TCP4-like; its protein translation is MGMKSAGGEIVQVQGGHIVRSTGRKDRHSKVYTAKGPRDRRVRLSAHTAIQFYDVQDRLGYDRPSKAVDWLIKKAKSAIDKLAELPPWHPMGNSSAAAAEEEDPNAGSADMAIAEQSESSGYNFQLHRQLAENPDENSNFISPALDSEAITDTMKCLFPTTSATSSLNFQSYPPDIISRNSNHTQDLGLSLHSFHDHSAPNDQNLFAGSAPVGFDANYQRMVAWNSDTSAENRGAFVFNSPALAQQALLGQGSAFSQRGPLQSSFAHSVRAWDDLSIASSHYQKTQPIHQSSMFGGRFTTDGLPGFCIPATIQRGEEQTSSRPSSTSPNSHQH